The Ascaphus truei isolate aAscTru1 unplaced genomic scaffold, aAscTru1.hap1 HAP1_SCAFFOLD_694, whole genome shotgun sequence genome window below encodes:
- the LOC142485985 gene encoding WD and tetratricopeptide repeats protein 1-like: MERVNITQDLVHRQIRERGARSFQRRYHVTDPFIRRLGLEAELQGHSGCVNCLEWNEKGDLLASGSDDQHMILWDPFHHKKLLSMHTGHTANIFSVKFLPHSNGRILITGAADAKVHVHDVTARETLHVFSDHTNRVKRIATAPLWPNTFWSAGEDGLIRQYDLRESGTHSEVLIDLTEYCGQLVEAKCVSVSPRDNNCMAVGASGPFVRLYDIRMIHSHRKSMLQNPQSGVHTFCDRQKPIPDGAAQYYVAGHLPVKHPDNNNRLRVLVATYVTFSPDGTELLANMGGEQVYLFDLTFKQRPCTFLLPKSHHTSGEVQNGKTASTNGIHLHSNGFRLSDSKTLVGPVLELPPHLELVKQRANEAFAHQLWSQAIELYSQAAQSAPSCAMLYGNRAAAYMKRKW, translated from the exons ATGGAGAGAGTGAATATAACGCAAGACCTGGTCCACAGGCAGATCAGG GAGAGGGGAGCGAGGAGCTTCCAGCGTCGCTACCATGTGACTGACCCCTTTATCCGACGCCTGGGGCTGGAGGCAGAGCTGCAG GGTCACTCAGGCTGTGTCAATTGCCTGGAATGGAATGAGAAAGGGGA ctTACTGGCCTCTGGCTCGGATGACCAGCACATGATATTGTGGGATCCCTTCCACCACAAGAAGCTGCTGTCCatgcacacaggacacacagccaacATCTTCTCTGTCAAG tTCCTCCCTCACTCCAACGGCCGGATCCTGATCACGGGAGCCGCAGACGCCAAGGTTCATGTACACGATGTGACCGCCCGGGAGACTCTGCACGTCTTCTCCGACCACACCAACCGCGTGAAGCGCATCGCCACCGCCCCGCTCTGGCCCAACACCTTCTGGAGCGCGGGAGAGGACGGCCTCATTCG GCAGTACGACCTGCGGGAGAGCGGGACACACTCAGAGGTCCTGATAGACCTGACGGAGTACTGCGGCCAGCTGGTTGAAGCCAAGTGTGTGAGCGTGAGCCCCCGGGACAATAACTGCATGGCAGTGGGGGCCAGCGGGCCCTTTGTGAGGCTCTACGATATCCGCATGATCCACAGCCACAG GAAGAGCATGCTGCAGAACCCGCAGTCTGGGGTGCACACGTTCTGCGACCGACAGAAGCCCATCCCTGACGGAGCAGCACAGTATTATGTGGCAG GACACCTACCCGTGAAGCACCCAGATAACAACAACCGATTGCGTGTTCTGGTGGCCACATACGTCACCTTCAGCCCTGATGGCACCGAACTGCTTGCCAACATGGGGGGTGAACAG GTGTATCTCTTTGATTTGACATTCAAGCAGAGACCCTGCACCTTCCTGCTCCCTAAATCCCATCACACCTCAGGGG AAGTCCAGAACGGGAAAACGGCGTCGACCAACGGGATCCACTTGCACAGCAACGGGTTCCGGCTGAGCGACAGCAAGACCCTTGTGGG ACCTGTCCTGGAGCTGCCCCCGCACCTGGAGCTGGTGAAGCAGAGAGCTAACGAGGCCTTCGCTCACCAGCTGTGGAGTCAGGCCATCGAGCTGTACAGTCAGGCCGCGCAGAGCGCTCCCAGCTGCGCTATGCTCTACGGAAACCGCGCTGCTGCGTATATGAAGCGCAAATGGTGA